In Metopolophium dirhodum isolate CAU chromosome 9, ASM1992520v1, whole genome shotgun sequence, the genomic window ggcgcataaaaatttgattaatttaaatttttcctgCTCATCAAGTAGTTTATTATCTAACATATGTTCATAGTTCACAGGCAGGTGGGACAATAATTTATCGCTTATACCCTCAAGGCACTGTTCCAATATCTGTGTTCTGTTTATTTAGTAACATGTTAGCCAGACGGAATACACGAAACATATTGAAAGTGTAATATACTCCGCGCCTAGAGAATGCATTCAAACAAAAACGTGAGGCCTAAATTCTCTCACCTAGTGGCACAGCAAACCATGAAGGGATGCCCAGATTAAACACAATTTACCGCCAACTTACATACGGAGTATAGTGCCTTAAGAGTGTGTGGTGACTGATGACATGTGAATAGAGGCATACATTGGTTATGTCTCCCTTATCAAAACCATGCTCTTgggaacattttttaaataaaactaacatTGCAGTtaccataaaattaaatattcaactttaaactgtggatttaaaattaaaataagccTACACTAAAGAATTACCATAAACTAATTCAAAATATCTTgatatgatttttgtaataaacaacgtaaaatatgtgtatatgtgtacagtgacattattaatataaattatattagaacacaaccaaaattgtattgttgacTACTAAAGTTTGACTTTCCTATAGTATAACTCTTATTGAACAatgaataaacttaaaaaaaatatgtatattaaacacacaactttttaatattataatatacaataacaaaaaataaaattttaatatgttaaaaataaattgactcCTACTTTAATTCGGTAACATTTTAACCGAATATTATGATTCATTTTATTGAGCTTCTAACGCAATCTTCTTTGTAGGCAATTTGTCTTCCTCTTTGGTCTCTAAAtcgtgaaaaatatatttaagtatgttgtattaaatacaatattttaactttataattacCTGGAACAGTTACTGGTAATTCATCCGATGGTACGGTTGGTAACACATCTATAGCTTTTTGATGCTCTACAGCAATTAGGTCATTTAATTCAGCTTCAACTGCTTCTTCATCCTCAGATGACAAGGCACCACTAAGTAAATCGGTTATTtcctatttgaaaaattatttcattaagttaattgtttaaataatatgtttagatataatattatttactttttgtttATCGATTCCCTCTTTAGTTTCATCCAAAAGTTGCTCAATATCTTCAATATTAAACAATTCATTCGCTTTTTTGAGGGCTACATTTCCAACTTTAAGGCCTTCAATAACCTATACATAAttgattgaattaaatatattgtacaaactgtaaaataatattttgagtttaTACTTTGATTTCTATTTGGGTATATTCTAAATCTTGAATT contains:
- the LOC132952348 gene encoding charged multivesicular body protein 6-A; translation: MGMLFGKPKVTRITDHDRAVLQMKQQRDTLKRYQQRVEKLLESERELAKRLLSENKREKAKLLLRKKKYQTEQLERTEASLDTVEKLIQDLEYTQIEIKVIEGLKVGNVALKKANELFNIEDIEQLLDETKEGIDKQKEITDLLSGALSSEDEEAVEAELNDLIAVEHQKAIDVLPTVPSDELPVTVPETKEEDKLPTKKIALEAQ